From a single Corvus hawaiiensis isolate bCorHaw1 chromosome 23, bCorHaw1.pri.cur, whole genome shotgun sequence genomic region:
- the SMPDL3B gene encoding acid sphingomyelinase-like phosphodiesterase 3b isoform X1: protein MGRLVVLLLLCPLAVALPGAGGGSGRFWHLTDLHWDPEYEAAAAAGRPCPSGGDRAGPAGPWGSYLCDAPWSLLGSAARAMQGRLARPDFVLWTGDDTPHVPNEQLGEEKVLHIIANLTFLIKETFPGTKVYAAMGNHDFHPKNQFPGKEHRIYNQTAELWRPWLSDASLPLFRAGGFYSEKLPGPGMRGRMVVLNTNLYYDQNDETAGEEDPGGQFQWLEETLTNASRADEMVYIVGHVPPGFFEKKRGKPWFRRGFNERYLGIVQKHHRVISAQFFGHHHTDSFRMFYSDTGSPINVMFLAPGVTPWKTTLPGVSNGANNPGIRVIDYDRDTLQVLDMVTYYLNLTRANLMASPWDEEFPVWEEEYRLTEAFQVPDGSARSMQTVLERISRDPHYLQLYYEFNSARYDLEPCKQECRVDHLCAIREVDFTKYNECVKTSSSASAASSVWLLVFCMFLGFLSPQ, encoded by the exons atgggccGGCTCGTGGTGCTGCTCTTGCTGTGCCCGCTGGCCGTGGCTCTGCCCGGTgcgggcggcggctccggcAGGTTCTGGCACCTCACGGATCTGCACTGGGACCCCGAGTacgaggcggcggcggcagcgggacGGCCGTGCCCCTCGGGCGGCGAtcgggccgggcccgccgggCCGTGGGGCAGCTACCTGTGCGACGCGCCCTGGAGCCTGCTCGGTTCGGCCGCCCGGGCCATGCAGGGCCGCCTGGCCAGGCCGGACTTCGTGCTCTGGACCGG AGATGACActccccatgtccccaatgAGCAGCTCGGAGAAGAAAAGGTTCTGCACATAATAGCAAATCTGACTTTTCTGATAAAAGAGACATTTCCAG GTACTAAGGTCTATGCAGCGATGGGCAATCATGACTTCCACCCCAAGAATCAGTTTCCTGGGAAGGAGCACAGGATCTACAACCAAACAGCAGAACTGTGGCGGCCCTGGCTGAGTGAtgcttcccttcctctcttcaGAGCAG GAGGTTTCTACAGCGAGAAGCTGCCTGGCCCAGGGATGAGGGGGCGGATGGTTGTCCTCAACACCAACCTGTACTATGACCAGAATGATGAGACAGCTGGTGAGGAGGATCCTGGGGGGCAGTTCCAGTGGCTGGAAGAAACACTGACCAACGCCTCTAGAGCAGATGAAATG GTCTACATTGTGGGACATGTGCCCCCTGGCTTCTTTGAGAAGAAACGGGGCAAGCCGTGGTTCCGGAGGGGCTTTAATGAGCGGTACCTGGGAATTGTGCAGAAGCACCACAGGGTGATCTCTGCCCAGTTCTTTGGGCACCATCACACGGACAGCTTTCGCATGTTCTACAGTGACACAG gTAGTCCAATCAATGTCATGTTCCTGGCCCCTGGAGTGACTCCCTGGAAAACAACATTACCTGGAGTGAGCAATGGAGCCAACAACCCTGGGATCCGGGTGATCGACTATGATCGGGACACCCTTCAGGTCTTG gATATGGTGACCTACTACTTGAACCTTACTCGTGCCAACCTGATGGCCTCACCATGGGACGAAGAGTTCCCAGTGTGGGAAGAAGAGTACAGGCTGACAGAAGCCTTCCAGGTCCCTGATGGCTCTGCCCGCTCCATGCAGACGGTGCTGGAGAGGATCTCGAGGGACCCACACTACCTGCAGCTGTACTATGAGTTTAACTCTGCCAGATACGACCTCGAGCCGTGCAAGCAGGAATGCcgtgtggatcacctgtgtgcCATCAGGGAAGTTGATTTTACAAAGTACAATGAGTGTGTgaaaaccagcagctctgcctctgctgccagcagtgtttGGCTTTTGGTTTTCTGCATGTTCTTAGGATTTCTCAGTCCTCAGTGA
- the SMPDL3B gene encoding acid sphingomyelinase-like phosphodiesterase 3b isoform X2 codes for MGNHDFHPKNQFPGKEHRIYNQTAELWRPWLSDASLPLFRAGGFYSEKLPGPGMRGRMVVLNTNLYYDQNDETAGEEDPGGQFQWLEETLTNASRADEMVYIVGHVPPGFFEKKRGKPWFRRGFNERYLGIVQKHHRVISAQFFGHHHTDSFRMFYSDTGSPINVMFLAPGVTPWKTTLPGVSNGANNPGIRVIDYDRDTLQVLDMVTYYLNLTRANLMASPWDEEFPVWEEEYRLTEAFQVPDGSARSMQTVLERISRDPHYLQLYYEFNSARYDLEPCKQECRVDHLCAIREVDFTKYNECVKTSSSASAASSVWLLVFCMFLGFLSPQ; via the exons ATGGGCAATCATGACTTCCACCCCAAGAATCAGTTTCCTGGGAAGGAGCACAGGATCTACAACCAAACAGCAGAACTGTGGCGGCCCTGGCTGAGTGAtgcttcccttcctctcttcaGAGCAG GAGGTTTCTACAGCGAGAAGCTGCCTGGCCCAGGGATGAGGGGGCGGATGGTTGTCCTCAACACCAACCTGTACTATGACCAGAATGATGAGACAGCTGGTGAGGAGGATCCTGGGGGGCAGTTCCAGTGGCTGGAAGAAACACTGACCAACGCCTCTAGAGCAGATGAAATG GTCTACATTGTGGGACATGTGCCCCCTGGCTTCTTTGAGAAGAAACGGGGCAAGCCGTGGTTCCGGAGGGGCTTTAATGAGCGGTACCTGGGAATTGTGCAGAAGCACCACAGGGTGATCTCTGCCCAGTTCTTTGGGCACCATCACACGGACAGCTTTCGCATGTTCTACAGTGACACAG gTAGTCCAATCAATGTCATGTTCCTGGCCCCTGGAGTGACTCCCTGGAAAACAACATTACCTGGAGTGAGCAATGGAGCCAACAACCCTGGGATCCGGGTGATCGACTATGATCGGGACACCCTTCAGGTCTTG gATATGGTGACCTACTACTTGAACCTTACTCGTGCCAACCTGATGGCCTCACCATGGGACGAAGAGTTCCCAGTGTGGGAAGAAGAGTACAGGCTGACAGAAGCCTTCCAGGTCCCTGATGGCTCTGCCCGCTCCATGCAGACGGTGCTGGAGAGGATCTCGAGGGACCCACACTACCTGCAGCTGTACTATGAGTTTAACTCTGCCAGATACGACCTCGAGCCGTGCAAGCAGGAATGCcgtgtggatcacctgtgtgcCATCAGGGAAGTTGATTTTACAAAGTACAATGAGTGTGTgaaaaccagcagctctgcctctgctgccagcagtgtttGGCTTTTGGTTTTCTGCATGTTCTTAGGATTTCTCAGTCCTCAGTGA
- the RPA2 gene encoding replication protein A 32 kDa subunit isoform X1 gives MWGGHGNFDGGYGTVSGVGPPGGYTQSPGGFGSPAGAQAEKKQRSRSQNIVPCTVSQLLAAEQVDETFRICDVEISQVTVVGIVRHAEKAPTNILYKVDDMTAAPMDVRQWVDTDEAGGENVVVPPGTYVKVAGHLRSFQNKKSLVAFKIMPLENMNEFTTHILEIVNAHMILRKNLMSASRVPQSFSSTGISDMGGYGGGGSLPVNGLTAHQSQVLNLIKSCHVPEGMSLQDLKLQLHSMSMSTIKQAVEFLSSEGHIYSTVDDDHYKSTDAE, from the exons ATGTGGGGCGGACACG GGAACTTCGATGGCGGGTACGGCACCGTGAGCGGCGTGGGACCCCCGGGCGGCTACACGCAGTCCCCGGGCGGGTTCGGGTCGCCCGCCGGCGCGCAGGCGGAGAAGAAGCAG CGGAGCCGCTCCCAGAACATCGTGCCCTGCACCGTGTCGCAGCTGCTGGCGGCGGAGCAGGTCGACGAGACCTTCCGGATCTGCGATGTGGAGATCTCGCAG GTCACCGTTGTGGGCATCGTCCGGCACGCGGAGAAGGCGCCCACCAACATCCTCTACAAAGTGGACGACATGACGGCAGCTCCGATGGACGTCAGGCAGTGGGTTGATACCGAT GAGGCAGGAGGTGAGAATGTTGTGGTCCCTCCAGGAACCTATGTCAAAGTAGCTGGTCACCTTCGGTCATTCCAG AATAAGAAGAGCTTGGTAGCATTTAAGATCATGCCTCTGGAAAATATGAATGAGTTCACCACACACATACTAGAAATTGTCAATGCACATATGATCCTCAGAAAAAATCTTATG TCAGCATCAAGAGTGCCACAGTCATTTTCCTCCACTGGGATAAGTGACATGGGGGGCTACGGAGGAGGTGGCAGCCTGCCAGTGAACGGGCTCACGGCGCACCAGAGCCAG GTACTGAACTTGATCAAAAGCTGCCATGTCCCAGAGGGGATGAGTCTACAGGACTTGAAACTTCAGCTCCACAGTATGAGTATGTCAACAATCAA GCAAGCCGTGGAATTCCTCAGCAGCGAGGGACACATCTACTCTACAGTGGATGATGATCACTATAAGTCAACGGATGCCGAGTAA
- the RPA2 gene encoding replication protein A 32 kDa subunit isoform X2, which translates to MWGGHGNFDGGYGTVSGVGPPGGYTQSPGGFGSPAGAQAEKKQLLAAEQVDETFRICDVEISQVTVVGIVRHAEKAPTNILYKVDDMTAAPMDVRQWVDTDEAGGENVVVPPGTYVKVAGHLRSFQNKKSLVAFKIMPLENMNEFTTHILEIVNAHMILRKNLMSASRVPQSFSSTGISDMGGYGGGGSLPVNGLTAHQSQVLNLIKSCHVPEGMSLQDLKLQLHSMSMSTIKQAVEFLSSEGHIYSTVDDDHYKSTDAE; encoded by the exons ATGTGGGGCGGACACG GGAACTTCGATGGCGGGTACGGCACCGTGAGCGGCGTGGGACCCCCGGGCGGCTACACGCAGTCCCCGGGCGGGTTCGGGTCGCCCGCCGGCGCGCAGGCGGAGAAGAAGCAG CTGCTGGCGGCGGAGCAGGTCGACGAGACCTTCCGGATCTGCGATGTGGAGATCTCGCAG GTCACCGTTGTGGGCATCGTCCGGCACGCGGAGAAGGCGCCCACCAACATCCTCTACAAAGTGGACGACATGACGGCAGCTCCGATGGACGTCAGGCAGTGGGTTGATACCGAT GAGGCAGGAGGTGAGAATGTTGTGGTCCCTCCAGGAACCTATGTCAAAGTAGCTGGTCACCTTCGGTCATTCCAG AATAAGAAGAGCTTGGTAGCATTTAAGATCATGCCTCTGGAAAATATGAATGAGTTCACCACACACATACTAGAAATTGTCAATGCACATATGATCCTCAGAAAAAATCTTATG TCAGCATCAAGAGTGCCACAGTCATTTTCCTCCACTGGGATAAGTGACATGGGGGGCTACGGAGGAGGTGGCAGCCTGCCAGTGAACGGGCTCACGGCGCACCAGAGCCAG GTACTGAACTTGATCAAAAGCTGCCATGTCCCAGAGGGGATGAGTCTACAGGACTTGAAACTTCAGCTCCACAGTATGAGTATGTCAACAATCAA GCAAGCCGTGGAATTCCTCAGCAGCGAGGGACACATCTACTCTACAGTGGATGATGATCACTATAAGTCAACGGATGCCGAGTAA
- the XKR8 gene encoding XK-related protein 8 isoform X2: MSPRGAPPRFGPLQLALAAAGTAAAALDLCMDGWVAAEYARRGQPGWAALSLSLLAAASAAAQACSWLWLRSDPPALRPAVPVALLAALHLLQLGFFFRCLHALKVGWKVCWAKAEEEDEQRHMVFLSHDISMLRLFETFLENTPQLTLLLYIILRTNKAELSQGLGIGTAFLCVSWSLLDYHQSLRSFLQDKYELSLGSSIIYFLWNLFLICPRILVVALFALLWPYGVALHFPLVWLAMFLWVSLQGTDFMESSGPEQLYRAMVAVILYFSWFNVAQGRTLYRSIIYHGFILVDSTLLTLAWLWGWAPSEEYSYLLPVVSAALPCYLLGLGLRVTYYKWLHPNMQVQQEGKICGIYSPDQGWNPVISRLESSDLLLANRACAHID, from the exons ATGTCTCCGCGAGGTGCCCCGCCGCGGTTCGGGCCGCTGCAGTTGGcgctggcggcggcggggacggcggcggcggcgctggaCCTGTGCATGGACGGGTGGGTGGCGGCGGAGTACGCGCGGCGCGGGCAGCCCGGCTGGGCTGCGCTGTCGCTGTCGCTGCTCGCCGCCGCCTCGGCCGCCGCCCAGGCCTGCAGCTGGCTCTGGCTGCGCTCCGACCCGCCCGCGCTGCGCCCCGCCGTGCCCGTGGCGCTGCTCGCCGCCCTCCACCTCCTACAGCTCGGCTTTTTCTTTAG GTGCCTCCATGCTCTGAAAGTGGGCTGGAAGGTGTGCTGGGcaaaggcagaggaggaggatgagcagAGACACATGGTGTTCCTCTCCCACGACATCAGCATGCTGCGTCTCTTCGAGACCTTCCTGGAGAACACCCCACAGCTCACCCTGCTCCTCTACATTATTCTGCGGACAAACAAGGCTGAGCTCTCCCAAG GCCTGGGAATCGGCACCGCATTCCTGTGTGTGTCCTGGTCTCTGCTGGACTACCACCAGTCCCTGCGCTCCTTCCTACAGGACAAGTATGAGCTGAGCCTGGGCTCTTCTATCATCTACTTCCTATGGAACCTCTTCCTCATCTGCCCCCGCATCCTGGTGGTTGCCCTCTTCGCCCTGCTCTGGCCCTATGGTGTGGCTCTCCATTTCCCACTTGTGTGGCTGGCCATGTTCCTCTGGGTCAGCCTTCAGGGCACGGACTTCATGGAATCATCCGGCCCCGAGCAGCTTTACCGGGCCATGGTGGCTGTGATCCTCTACTTCAGCTGGTTCAATGTGGCACAGGGGAGGACACTGTACCGCAGCATCATCTACCATGGCTTCATCCTGGTGGACAGCACGCTGCTGACCCTTGcctggctctggggctgggctcCCTCTGAGGAGTACTCATACCTCCTCCCAGTGgtctctgctgccctgccctgctacctgctggggctggggctgagggtcACCTACTACAAGTGGCTGCACCCCAACATGCAGGTGCAGCAGGAAG
- the XKR8 gene encoding XK-related protein 8 isoform X1, whose amino-acid sequence MSPRGAPPRFGPLQLALAAAGTAAAALDLCMDGWVAAEYARRGQPGWAALSLSLLAAASAAAQACSWLWLRSDPPALRPAVPVALLAALHLLQLGFFFRCLHALKVGWKVCWAKAEEEDEQRHMVFLSHDISMLRLFETFLENTPQLTLLLYIILRTNKAELSQGLGIGTAFLCVSWSLLDYHQSLRSFLQDKYELSLGSSIIYFLWNLFLICPRILVVALFALLWPYGVALHFPLVWLAMFLWVSLQGTDFMESSGPEQLYRAMVAVILYFSWFNVAQGRTLYRSIIYHGFILVDSTLLTLAWLWGWAPSEEYSYLLPVVSAALPCYLLGLGLRVTYYKWLHPNMQVQQEGSYDEVDASGGSGGLEFRSFLEPDLVNRRMQWLAQTQFPLSQPARQHFVNGAAAVESAV is encoded by the exons ATGTCTCCGCGAGGTGCCCCGCCGCGGTTCGGGCCGCTGCAGTTGGcgctggcggcggcggggacggcggcggcggcgctggaCCTGTGCATGGACGGGTGGGTGGCGGCGGAGTACGCGCGGCGCGGGCAGCCCGGCTGGGCTGCGCTGTCGCTGTCGCTGCTCGCCGCCGCCTCGGCCGCCGCCCAGGCCTGCAGCTGGCTCTGGCTGCGCTCCGACCCGCCCGCGCTGCGCCCCGCCGTGCCCGTGGCGCTGCTCGCCGCCCTCCACCTCCTACAGCTCGGCTTTTTCTTTAG GTGCCTCCATGCTCTGAAAGTGGGCTGGAAGGTGTGCTGGGcaaaggcagaggaggaggatgagcagAGACACATGGTGTTCCTCTCCCACGACATCAGCATGCTGCGTCTCTTCGAGACCTTCCTGGAGAACACCCCACAGCTCACCCTGCTCCTCTACATTATTCTGCGGACAAACAAGGCTGAGCTCTCCCAAG GCCTGGGAATCGGCACCGCATTCCTGTGTGTGTCCTGGTCTCTGCTGGACTACCACCAGTCCCTGCGCTCCTTCCTACAGGACAAGTATGAGCTGAGCCTGGGCTCTTCTATCATCTACTTCCTATGGAACCTCTTCCTCATCTGCCCCCGCATCCTGGTGGTTGCCCTCTTCGCCCTGCTCTGGCCCTATGGTGTGGCTCTCCATTTCCCACTTGTGTGGCTGGCCATGTTCCTCTGGGTCAGCCTTCAGGGCACGGACTTCATGGAATCATCCGGCCCCGAGCAGCTTTACCGGGCCATGGTGGCTGTGATCCTCTACTTCAGCTGGTTCAATGTGGCACAGGGGAGGACACTGTACCGCAGCATCATCTACCATGGCTTCATCCTGGTGGACAGCACGCTGCTGACCCTTGcctggctctggggctgggctcCCTCTGAGGAGTACTCATACCTCCTCCCAGTGgtctctgctgccctgccctgctacctgctggggctggggctgagggtcACCTACTACAAGTGGCTGCACCCCAACATGCAGGTGCAGCAGGAAGGTAGCTACGACGAGGTGGATGCCAGTGGAGGGAGTGGTGGGCTGGAGTTTCGCTCGTTCTTGGAACCAGACCTTGTGAACAGGCGGATGCAGTGGCTCGCCCAGACCCAGttccccttgtcccagccaGCACGGCAGCACTTCGTGAatggggctgctgctgtggagtCTGCTGTCTGA